A stretch of DNA from Triticum dicoccoides isolate Atlit2015 ecotype Zavitan chromosome 2A, WEW_v2.0, whole genome shotgun sequence:
CATGAAGGCATCATAgtcatcctccgttgatgcagCACTCCTTAGTgtggcgggagagaatggcgggaaagaaaatggtgggagaaaaTGGCGGCAAAGAAGATGGCGGAAAGAAAATGGAGGGAACAAGATTGCGGAAAAGTATTTTTTTTCATGTATAAAACGACAATGGTTGTACAGGATTTATAAGGAACTTTTAAATATAAACTCCTATGAAGCTAAAAACAAGTTTTCTAGtaggataaaagaaataaaatacaaaaaagtactacaaataaaatagctactgataactaaacaaaaacaaaaagaatatgtcaaaaaaactaaagaaaacaatttaaagcaattaaaattaaaagaaatGGCATAAAACCTATAAAACACTAAAACAGAACTGTTTTCATAAAAAACTAATTTTAAGTAATTATAAAATTCGCCAATTAATTACTACTGataaacaaagtcacaaagaaccagtagcaaaaagaatcatctaaaaaaatactcctagctcaaattataggcaatctagtgatttgagcaaattcatgaaaattcaaattcaaactttaaaatctagtcaaacttgatatctacagaaacttcataaattttttaatctaatgcaaaaagaatcaaattaaaatactaaaaatcctaattgatatgaattttctaaaaTAAAAGAGTAGGTGTAGGCCGAAGAATGACTCTTTGGCCAATTGTTGGCTGAAAAGTCCTTTTTGGCCAATGCTTGGCCGAAAAGTCTTTTTTGGCCAACGGTTGGCTGAAAAGTCTCTCTTCGGCCAACATGAGGCCGATagggtgatacttttgatttttctgcattagggtgtatagtttccgaatttgctataaaaatcatcatagtttcaaaaaaaatccagTTTTTTGCCAGGTTTTACCATGTTTACTTAAGAAAATTACCAGGTTCGCGATATCATAATTTTCCATAATGTCAGATTTATGCTTAAAAAATCTAAAATCAGATTTCTTTCTTAACAAGGGCTTCTTAAATTCCCTCAAAAAAAACAAGGGCTTCTTAAATCAAAGACTTTTTTGTTCAAATCTATATTAGGTCGCCTTTCATAAAAAAACTAATGTTATGGTCGTCCGCCTGTTCGGTTGCGGCAGTGCAAGTCGCTGGTATATTCATTGCCCATTCGCCTCGCCCCAACCGACCGGCAGCCGAACCAAAGAGGCAACCTAAAGTAGAAAACAGTCCACGCCGCCGCGGCACCGAGCGACCCCGCGGGCGTCCTCGGAAGAAGACGAAGCGGCGGCGACGACCTAGACCCCGGCGCGGCAGACCGCTCGCTCGTGTTGGAGCCTGGATGGCGTCCGGAGGCATCGCCCGCGGCCGCCTCGCCGAGGAGCGCAAGTCGTGGCGCAAGAACCACCCCCATGTGCGCGCCCGCACCACGACCTAGCTACCtgctttctttgcccaattttctttgtttctttctccggATCTACGCAAGTGGTAATGGGGACACTGGGGCTTCTTGGCTGTTTCAGGGCTTCGTGGCCAAGCCGGAGACCCTGCCGGATGGGTCCGTCAATCTGATGCTCTGGCGGTGCGTCATCCCCGGCAAGCCAGGGGTAAGAAAATAGATACTGTGTCCTTTTTTACTCGCGCTGTGCCGTGGCTTGCAATTGTTATAAATCTGCGCTTCTTGTTTTGTTTCTGTGAACCTGCTCGTGGTTATGTAGTTTGATTTTGTTACACATTGCAACCCGAGAGAAATCTCACCATGATTTTCTCAGAGTTTCTCTGAACCTCTTTGTGCCTCTGTACTAACAGAGGAGGGGTTTCAGTAGGTGCAGGGTTTTGCAATCCTTGATATGCAGAACTCTTTCGACTAGCTGAACATTAGACGTTGGTAGCACAAAGCCCTTGGCCCCTTCACTATTGCAAGCGGAACATTGCATATTGTTGTTGAAAAAGCAGGGCATGAACGGACATTGTCATGCCGACATATTATATCATATCCTAATACAATCGAATCTGAGTTTGTTCTCTTGCATAAAAGAACCAAACCAATGATCCATCTTTCTTAATTTGATGCTTCATTGTAATGCTTTTGTTTTTTTATCTCTGCCACTGTATTATTTTGTTGCAGGATAAAACTTGATTACATTTTACTATCTTACGGGTCAGTTTGCCAGTCCGTGTCCCAAATTATGATGATGCGAAAGTAACTATTTTAAGCTTATGATAGTGTTGGGCAATTGATCAACATATAAGGATGCATGTGAGGTGTCAATAACATACATTAAGCCCATCAAGCAAATGATTGCACAATCCTGTCTCTGTTCGGTTGGCATAGTacttttattgaagttttagcatgaccaCCTTATCAGGACATTGCATTTCGATTGACCTTGTTTGGTTGTAACAAAGACCCCATACAGGACAGAAGCATGACCAGATAATACCAAAGTTTGAATATGGAATGGTGCACTGCTGCTTAATTTCTTTCGCCTTCTCGAAGATGAAACCAAATAAGCGGCACATTGAATATTCATTTCGCAAAAACATGTTTTAGATATTCAATCCTCTCTTGTAAACATTTTGAAATGTTATTCTCAAGGCCAGACTGACAATTTCGATAAAAATCTTGTAAGCTACAATTTACCTCAATATTCTGCTGTCTTTGTTTGTGATGCCCGCTTTTACTGCTTCACAAATTACAATTCAATAATGATGACCACGAGCCTACAACCTGTTTCATTCTAGTCATGCAAACAACCCTAATTGATGTTGGACTGTTCACCTCTATTGAACTACCATTGTTGATGGTCCTTTGTCGAATATGGGtgcattaaaccatacattgagtcTTTTGTCGATGAGAAAGAAAAGATAGACCCCCATCCTGTGGGAACTGAATTGAACTTTTCCCTTAAAACCCCTATGAAATTCGAAACAGACACTTGGTGTATAAAATGCAGCATTGTAAGTCTGTAACTTATTCTTATCTGATACTTCTTCAGTTCTTTGTGTGTGAATAGTGTAGTACTACAATAAATATTCTTTTACGACAGATTTGTGTGCTCTCTAGCCTCTAGTCCATGCTGTGTAGCTCAGCAAACTGACCTTTTCTAACGCAATAACTTTGTTTTTCTGCAGACTGACTGGGAAGGTGGATATTACCCGCTCACTATGCAATTTGATGATAATTACCCAACTACCGCTCCTAGCTGCAGGTTCCCAGCAGGTTTCTTCCA
This window harbors:
- the LOC119359773 gene encoding SUMO-conjugating enzyme SCE1-like isoform X2 yields the protein MASGGIARGRLAEERKSWRKNHPHGFVAKPETLPDGSVNLMLWRCVIPGKPGTDWEGGYYPLTMQFDDNYPTTAPSCRFPAGFFHINVYDSGAVCLSILGGAWKPSITVKQVLVGIQELLDDPNPDSSAQHRCYELYKKNMPEYKNKVREQAKRYPSRM
- the LOC119359773 gene encoding SUMO-conjugating enzyme SCE1-like isoform X1, which codes for MCAPAPRPSYLLSLPNFLCFFLRIYASGNGDTGASWLFQGFVAKPETLPDGSVNLMLWRCVIPGKPGTDWEGGYYPLTMQFDDNYPTTAPSCRFPAGFFHINVYDSGAVCLSILGGAWKPSITVKQVLVGIQELLDDPNPDSSAQHRCYELYKKNMPEYKNKVREQAKRYPSRM